A region of Leucoraja erinacea ecotype New England unplaced genomic scaffold, Leri_hhj_1 Leri_86S, whole genome shotgun sequence DNA encodes the following proteins:
- the gpr84 gene encoding G-protein coupled receptor 84 — MVVQARRAEWPTPAPIFCYCLFISPSVSKNFSFIAPPSLLSPEQRKSLLPLPLPLLHKTPQLLSQPRQSSLSLSPSLRSLTSTSGQMEVNFTLSNTSCDPAVRSYRFVGATLGIFVSVLGTFGNFMTILAFMFEPRLRSRFNYLVLNLAVSDLLYCGGLQPITSATFLRFSWPLGPTSCQVVGLLIFVANATSIFNLAILAASRYLIISRPRLFQRLSSRRGLPCLLALPWIGGLALFGPLWDYYVFVPPVCTCSLERRRGRRLTTGVTSTIFVVGLGSIGLFYYLIHRRLQAVSKALQAHRGPEGAGKRVHARLHRAPASDSGLTSSQATEEVSLGPVEGQAMGEHEKQVSAQQKQASVRWQKAQMHRKEDTYPAQQDQGETEAGQAHIQWEEALNGAEGEQAQPDQTHGPKEQILPQNQQEKALGLSAKASYGRDKKMAEKSVVVVASASPQARRVATGDGACSGGDAEFRRVTWMCFSMFLVYISCYLPFCLLHAADKKKRAPALLHMVVGNLTWFNSCINPVLYVSLHRQFRATYIRLLTSAFSPLLPTRKA; from the exons atggtggtgcaggctcgaagggccgaatggcctactcctgcacctattttctgttattgtctatttatttctcCCTCGGTCTCTAAAAATTTTTCCTTCatcgctcccccctccctcctctccccagaGCAGAGGAAGTCCctacttccccttcccctcccacttcTCCATAAAACCCCGCAGTTGTTGAGCCAGCCGAGGCAaagttcactctctctctctccctctctacgttCTCTAACTTCAACCTCTGGGCAAATGGAGGTGAATTTTACACTTTCTAACACCTCCTGTGATCCCGCAGTGCGGAGTTATCGCTTTGTGGGGGCCACGTTGGGAATTTTTGTTTCTGTTTTGGGTACTTTTGGGAATTTCATGACCATTTTGGCCTTTATGTTTGAACCTCGTCTCCGCTCACGTTTCAACTACTTGGTGCTCAACCTGGCCGTTTCTGACCTCCTCTATTGTGGAGGCCTCCAGCCAATCACTTCGGCAACCTTCCTGCGCTTCTCCTGGCCTCTAGGCCCAACATCCTGCCAAGTTGTCGGACTACTAATCTTTGTGGCAAATGCGACCTCCATTTTCAACCTGGCCATCCTTGCAGCGAGCCGTTACCTCATCATCTCGCGGCCCAGGCTTTTCCAACGTCTCTCTTCGCGCAGAGGCCTCCCCTGTCTCCTGGCCCTGCCCTGGATTGGAGGCCTGGCCCTCTTTGGCCCTCTTTGGGACTATTATGTGTTCGTACCGCCCGTGTGTACGTGTAGCCTGGAGAGAAGACGAGGTCGACGCCTAACAACTGGTGTAACTTCCACCATCTTCGTGGTGGGCCTCGGATCCATCGGCCTGTTCTACTACCTCATCCACCGGCGGCTCCAGGCCGTATCCAAGGCCTTGCAGGCCCACCGAGGCCCTGAGGGAGCGGGGAAAAGGGTCCACGCGCGTCTCCACCGCGCTCCGGCCTCTGACAGCGGCCTAACTTCCTCTCAGGCCACCGAGGAGGTGAGTCTGGGTCCGGTGGAAGGCCAGGCCATGGGGGAGCACGAGAAGCAGGTCTCGGCCCAGCAGAAACAGGCCTCAGTCCGCTGGCAGAAGGCCCAGATGCACAGGAAGGAGGATACGTACCCAGCGCAGCAGGATCAAGGGGAAACAGAGGCAGGCCAGGCCCACATCCAGTGGGAAGAGGCTTTGAACGGCGCAGAAGGGGAACAGGCCCAACCTGACCAGACACACGGCCCAAAGGAACAAATCCTGCCCCAGAACCAACAGGAAAAGGCCTTGGGCCTGTCCGCAAAGGCTTCATACGGCAgagacaagaaaatggcagaaaag TCCGTGGTAGTAGTGGCTTCGGCCTCCCCGCAGGCCCGGCGTGTTGCCACGGGTGACGGGGCGTGTTCTGGAGGTGACGCGGAGTTCCGTCGTGTTACATGGATGTGTTTCTCCATGTTTCTGGTCTACATCTCGTGCTACCTCCCCTTCTGCCTCCTCCACGCGGCCGACAAGAAGAAACGGGCTCCGGCCTTGCTGCACATGGTGGTCGGGAACCTGACCTGGTTCAATAGTTGCATCAACCCTGTCCTCTACGTCTCTCTGCACCGACAGTTCAGGGCCACCTACATCCGCCTCCTCACCTCCGCCTTCTCCCCCCTACTTCCCACACGCAAGGCTTGA